The Pseudomonadota bacterium genome contains a region encoding:
- a CDS encoding secondary thiamine-phosphate synthase enzyme YjbQ, producing the protein MESYRRELWFNTETRRAFLNITSQVEECLRESGIREGLALVNAMHITASVFINDDESGLHHDFDVWLEKLAPHEPVSQYRHNGYEDNADGHLKRQIMGREVVVAITDGNLDFGPWEQIFYGEFDGRRKKRVLVKIIGE; encoded by the coding sequence ATGGAAAGCTATCGCCGGGAACTTTGGTTTAATACCGAAACCAGAAGAGCGTTTCTCAACATTACGTCTCAAGTGGAGGAATGTCTGCGGGAAAGTGGCATTCGTGAAGGCTTGGCGCTGGTTAACGCAATGCACATAACCGCATCGGTGTTCATCAATGATGATGAGTCAGGATTGCATCATGATTTTGATGTCTGGCTGGAAAAGCTGGCGCCCCATGAACCGGTGTCCCAGTATCGCCACAACGGTTACGAGGATAATGCCGACGGCCACCTGAAGCGGCAGATCATGGGCCGCGAGGTAGTGGTGGCGATAACAGACGGCAACCTTGATTTCGGCCCCTGGGAGCAGATTTTCTATGGTGAATTTGATGGCAGAAGGAAAAAGCGGGTGTTGGTAAAAATTATTGGCGAATAA